The following are from one region of the Theropithecus gelada isolate Dixy chromosome 6, Tgel_1.0, whole genome shotgun sequence genome:
- the SMIM15 gene encoding small integral membrane protein 15 — protein MFDIKAWAEYVVEWAAEDPYGFLTTVILALTPLFLASAVLSWKLAKMIEAREKEQKKKQKRQENIAKAKRLKKD, from the coding sequence ATGTTTGATATAAAGGCTTGGGCTGAGTATGTTGTGGAATGGGCTGCAGAAGACCCATATGGCTTCCTTACAACTGTTATTTTGGCCCTTACTCCACTGTTCCTAGCAAGTGCTGTACTGTCTTGGAAACTGGCCAAGATGATTGAGGCCAGGGAGAAGGagcagaagaagaaacaaaaacgcCAAGAAAACATTGCAAAAGCTAAACGACTAAAAAAGGATTGA